One Sebaldella sp. S0638 genomic window, AGCAGGAGATGAGCAAATTGGATTTGACAATAATAACAACAGGAGTACTGGCGGTATTTACATATCTGTTCGGAGCCTTTGACATATTAATACAAGGAGCTTTTATGTTCATTGTACTGGATTTTATAACAGGACTGGCAAAAGCATGGCATAACGGTGAAGTAAGCAGTGCAAAGAGCTGGAAAGGTCTACTCAAAAAAACAATGTTTTTATCAATGATATTAATAGGTCATTGGTTAGATAAAGTGAGTTTGATCCCAGATAGTAGTATGAGTTTTAGGACACTGGTGTTGGTATTTGTAATAACGAATGAAGCGATATCAATATTGGAAAATATATCAGAAATGGGAGTACCAATACCAGGTATTTTAAAAAAAATATTGGAGAGACTGGATAAAAGAGAGGATGAGGAACCTGATTAATTTCGGGTTCTTTTTTTGTAATCTTCACATTAAGTTCATATGTATGTTATACTATATAAAAAATGGGAGAGTGATGTAATGAAACTAAGTAAAATTATTTTTATACTAAGTGTATGTAGTGTTTTTTTTATTTTAACAGATATAATAGTGGCAAATAGTGTTTTAGGGACATATGAACAAGTGACTATTATGAAACCAAAGTCAGTAAAAATAAATACAAATAATGTAAAGATTGTAAAAGATGGGAAAGAGAGCAAGAAAATATGGGTTAAAAATTTTCTGTCTGATGATATATATGCCGTTAGGCATACAGTAAATGATGATACAGAAATCTATGTAATTCCTGAACAAAA contains:
- a CDS encoding holin family protein — encoded protein: MSKLDLTIITTGVLAVFTYLFGAFDILIQGAFMFIVLDFITGLAKAWHNGEVSSAKSWKGLLKKTMFLSMILIGHWLDKVSLIPDSSMSFRTLVLVFVITNEAISILENISEMGVPIPGILKKILERLDKREDEEPD